The following coding sequences are from one Pseudomonas mendocina window:
- a CDS encoding phage tail protein — protein MAGYDSVRVEFRGDANRFDAAPDKLRRAIQLALNTVGRSTRTQSWREIRDEINLKPSYIQNEVNFLPATPENLRVIIYARKRGVTLSQFPHRQLWRRGKNGQRVAAGVRVDVGKGWTELVKGAFIAPVGPAGGLIAERIGKPRLPVEILHGPSPSQVLNTKLDDIGADAEPKLEAEIERQLRRIDL, from the coding sequence ATGGCCGGCTATGACAGCGTGCGGGTCGAGTTCCGTGGTGATGCCAACCGCTTCGATGCCGCGCCGGACAAGCTCCGGCGCGCCATCCAGCTAGCACTCAACACCGTAGGCCGCAGCACACGCACCCAGAGTTGGCGAGAGATCCGCGACGAGATCAACCTCAAGCCCAGCTACATCCAGAACGAAGTCAACTTCCTCCCGGCTACGCCTGAAAACTTGCGCGTGATCATCTACGCGCGCAAGCGCGGCGTCACGTTGAGCCAGTTCCCGCACCGGCAGCTATGGCGCCGTGGCAAGAACGGCCAGCGTGTAGCGGCTGGGGTACGGGTAGATGTTGGCAAGGGCTGGACTGAGCTGGTCAAGGGGGCGTTCATCGCGCCTGTCGGGCCGGCTGGTGGCTTGATTGCCGAGCGTATCGGCAAGCCGCGGTTGCCCGTGGAGATCCTGCACGGCCCATCGCCTTCGCAGGTGCTCAACACCAAGCTCGACGATATCGGCGCAGATGCCGAGCCCAAGCTCGAGGCCGAGATCGAACGCCAACTGAGGCGAATTGACCTATGA